The following are encoded in a window of Flavobacterium psychrotrophum genomic DNA:
- a CDS encoding sulfatase-like hydrolase/transferase, with translation MIEKLRLKIVNFITSPKDVPLLAGIAIGLYMIIYYYSKNLALAASWSQFLFFVGYYLALPVVVLFTGYKIAKLTKYKKHFLFIVIAMFIAYYLLELSFLGDLKRYIFGGVILLSIVLSLRFSGYYKLFVVLLLFLSLFNLAPLVTDAYAYATSSDAWTVQPDGILTADFKQKPNIYYIQPDGYASKENLDGVIYHFDNAEFETYLKQTGFTTYTNYRSNYYSTLLSNSSMFSMKHHYLQGDVEKYNARNIIMGNNAVLQTLKHNGYKTHFITERPYLLMSRPDLGYDTANFSYTDLPYLKDAWDLTRDVVEDFKNMKPAPGSHFYFFERMVPGHISVFNSKGKEEERRLYLEGVKQANIWLKQLISEIEKKDPDGIIVIAADHGGFVGFETSLQSQTKTDNPLLVKSMYGALCTIKWGDKNHTDYDANLKTSVNLFRVVFANLSEDKALLKNLQEDDSYIDAEKPKGIYRYIDAGGNVVFQKKE, from the coding sequence ATGATAGAAAAACTAAGGTTAAAAATAGTAAACTTTATTACAAGCCCTAAAGATGTGCCATTGCTTGCAGGCATTGCAATAGGTTTGTACATGATAATTTATTATTATTCAAAAAACCTGGCTCTGGCTGCCTCCTGGAGCCAGTTTCTTTTTTTTGTAGGCTATTATTTGGCGCTACCTGTAGTAGTTTTATTTACAGGCTACAAAATTGCTAAGCTTACAAAATACAAAAAGCATTTTTTGTTTATTGTAATAGCTATGTTTATAGCTTATTACTTATTAGAGCTGAGTTTTCTAGGAGATCTAAAGCGCTATATTTTCGGGGGGGTAATTTTACTATCAATTGTATTATCATTGCGTTTTTCGGGGTACTATAAGCTGTTTGTCGTGCTGCTTTTATTCCTTTCGTTATTTAACCTTGCTCCTCTGGTAACAGATGCCTATGCTTATGCTACATCATCAGATGCCTGGACAGTCCAGCCCGACGGTATACTAACAGCTGACTTTAAGCAAAAGCCTAATATTTATTACATACAGCCAGATGGCTATGCAAGTAAAGAGAATCTTGATGGGGTCATATATCATTTTGATAATGCTGAATTTGAGACATATTTAAAGCAAACAGGCTTTACAACTTATACTAATTACAGGTCTAATTATTATTCTACATTACTGTCTAATTCATCAATGTTTAGTATGAAGCACCATTACTTACAAGGGGATGTAGAAAAATACAATGCACGTAACATTATTATGGGCAATAATGCCGTACTGCAAACCCTAAAACATAACGGTTACAAGACACACTTCATAACAGAAAGGCCTTACTTATTAATGAGTCGCCCGGATTTAGGCTATGACACTGCTAACTTTAGCTATACTGATTTGCCTTATTTAAAAGATGCCTGGGATCTTACCCGAGATGTTGTTGAAGATTTTAAAAATATGAAGCCGGCACCCGGATCCCATTTCTACTTCTTTGAGCGCATGGTACCCGGCCATATTTCTGTTTTTAACTCTAAAGGAAAAGAAGAAGAGCGCAGGTTGTATCTTGAGGGCGTTAAGCAGGCAAACATTTGGTTAAAGCAACTTATATCTGAAATTGAAAAGAAAGATCCTGATGGGATTATTGTGATAGCTGCAGACCATGGCGGGTTTGTAGGGTTCGAGACGAGCCTGCAAAGCCAAACGAAAACTGATAACCCATTATTAGTTAAAAGTATGTATGGCGCATTGTGTACTATAAAATGGGGAGATAAAAATCATACTGATTATGATGCAAACCTTAAAACATCGGTAAACTTATTCAGGGTAGTATTTGCAAACCTTTCAGAAGATAAAGCCCTGCTTAAAAATCTTCAGGAGGATGACAGTTATATAGATGCTGAAAAGCCCAAAGGTATTTACCGCTACATTGATGCTGGCGGAAATGTAGTATTTCAAAAGAAGGAATAG
- a CDS encoding acyltransferase, whose amino-acid sequence MKLPGRLNYFLFVTLRIWKFKSLSTCKNVKGYPDVYHPLLLSGKGNISFGQRVQAGVVTSSNFYSHYIYLEARFSDSFIVIGSDTSINNGFSAVAMKSITIGNHVLIGINCSIMDSDGHDTNPQNRTNDSTANPVEIGNNVFIGSNVTILKGVKIGCNAVIGNGSVVTKDVSKNTIVAGNPAKIIKNI is encoded by the coding sequence ATGAAGCTACCTGGAAGATTGAATTACTTTTTATTTGTTACTTTGAGGATATGGAAATTTAAATCTCTGTCAACCTGCAAAAATGTAAAAGGATATCCAGATGTGTATCACCCTTTGCTTCTTAGTGGTAAAGGGAATATCTCTTTTGGGCAACGTGTTCAGGCAGGAGTAGTAACATCTTCCAATTTTTACTCTCATTATATATATTTGGAAGCCAGATTTAGTGATAGTTTTATAGTTATTGGTTCAGATACTTCCATAAACAATGGCTTTTCGGCTGTCGCCATGAAAAGTATAACAATAGGGAACCATGTACTTATAGGTATAAATTGTTCTATAATGGATTCTGATGGGCATGACACAAATCCTCAAAATAGGACTAATGACTCTACTGCAAATCCTGTAGAAATTGGCAATAATGTATTTATAGGCTCAAACGTGACTATTCTAAAGGGAGTGAAAATAGGATGCAACGCAGTTATTGGTAACGGTAGTGTAGTGACCAAAGATGTCTCTAAGAATACAATAGTAGCGGGTAATCCAGCTAAAATAATTAAAAATATCTAG
- a CDS encoding class I SAM-dependent methyltransferase has protein sequence MTATNRHSSSFRDPSGYVEVSGGKVYRHINPVYFDQYQAIKKAGFFEKLFEKKLLIPHKEISANANAIVLEAEQVPFVTYPYEWSFAQYKHAALHTLKLQKYCLQNGFSLKDATAFNITFHNGAPVFIDTLSIENYTDGEPWRAYKQFLMHFLGPLVLAKYFGNDMLKLLHQYIDGLSLQKVVELLPFKARFSTILYTSLYLTAKYEGKYSADKNKAKGGGKAAISKNAQLKIIDALYDYIKGLNINEKTEWNNYYAVTNYDKAAFDHKKELVKSWVDKIKADKIIDHGGNDGTFSRVLTAKASLILTTDIDANAINQNYTQVLKNKEQNIIPVVCDLMNPPAGIGFNNKERQSLKDRLISSQFDVSLALALIHHISLTGNVPFLMSAEYFAQLSKYLIIEFPDRDDSWVSFLLDSKREFRGHFDYYNLENFEKDYKEYFSIVEKTVIQGTSRTLYLFERNQ, from the coding sequence ATGACAGCAACAAATAGGCATAGTTCTTCGTTTAGGGATCCTTCCGGTTATGTTGAGGTTTCGGGAGGTAAGGTGTACAGGCATATTAACCCTGTGTATTTTGACCAGTACCAGGCGATTAAAAAAGCAGGCTTTTTTGAAAAGCTTTTTGAAAAAAAGCTACTCATACCGCATAAAGAAATTAGTGCAAATGCAAATGCTATTGTGCTGGAAGCAGAGCAGGTGCCTTTTGTAACATATCCTTATGAATGGAGTTTTGCGCAATATAAGCACGCTGCGCTGCATACCCTAAAGCTACAAAAGTACTGCCTGCAAAATGGTTTCTCGCTTAAAGATGCTACAGCGTTTAATATAACGTTTCATAACGGTGCACCTGTATTTATAGATACACTCTCTATAGAAAATTACACCGATGGTGAGCCGTGGCGAGCGTATAAGCAATTTTTAATGCACTTTTTAGGTCCGCTTGTCCTGGCAAAATATTTTGGTAACGATATGCTAAAATTATTGCACCAGTATATTGATGGCTTATCGCTGCAAAAAGTGGTTGAGCTATTGCCGTTTAAAGCGCGTTTTAGTACAATTTTATATACCAGCCTATACCTTACGGCTAAATATGAAGGTAAGTACAGTGCCGATAAAAATAAGGCAAAGGGTGGAGGTAAGGCTGCAATTTCTAAAAATGCACAGCTTAAAATTATTGATGCCTTATATGATTATATTAAAGGGCTCAACATAAATGAAAAGACCGAATGGAACAATTACTATGCGGTTACAAATTATGACAAAGCGGCCTTTGACCATAAAAAAGAACTGGTAAAAAGCTGGGTTGATAAAATTAAGGCAGATAAAATAATAGACCATGGTGGTAATGACGGTACATTTTCGCGTGTACTGACAGCAAAAGCAAGCCTTATCTTAACAACAGATATTGATGCTAATGCGATAAACCAAAACTATACTCAGGTACTTAAAAATAAAGAACAAAACATTATTCCGGTAGTGTGCGATCTTATGAACCCGCCGGCTGGCATAGGGTTTAATAATAAAGAAAGGCAGTCGTTAAAGGATCGTCTTATTAGCTCGCAGTTTGATGTGTCGCTTGCGCTTGCACTAATCCATCACATATCGCTTACCGGTAATGTGCCGTTTTTAATGTCGGCCGAATATTTTGCACAGCTTTCTAAGTACCTTATCATCGAATTTCCGGATAGGGATGACTCATGGGTAAGTTTTTTGCTGGATAGTAAGCGTGAGTTTAGGGGGCATTTTGATTATTATAACCTCGAAAACTTTGAGAAAGATTATAAAGAATATTTTAGTATAGTAGAAAAAACGGTAATTCAAGGTACAAGCCGTACTCTTTATTTATTTGAAAGAAACCAATGA
- a CDS encoding gliding motility-associated C-terminal domain-containing protein → MKKTLLLVLFLLGFSFAGKAQVNINLYEQFNGRYDFTFVGNTLNTEENGVTGPCTILTQSSANLSLNEGDTVLKAYLYWAGSGTGDLNIKVNGTDVTAGRNFAAIYTSNEQDCVGCPIYTHDYDFFSAYADITSLVQARGRGTYTISDLDLTNVINTNGTGINYYCRRGLNFGGWAIVVVVQNENLPLNQLNLYDGLQYVPSSINIELPSLNVIDNEGAKIGFLAWEGDAGIWVEETLKINNNTLSNPPLNPSNNAFNGTNSVTRSNTLYNMDLDIYDIQNYIDIGDDSADISLTSGQDFVMVNAIMTKLNSQLPDATITVDNIDKQCNSRSMAVHYTVHNTNSTDVLPAGVQVGVYINGRLFTTFSTTVALPIGGSTSGIITLNIPAAYGEEFELLFVVDYNFAQNETDETNNSYNLNETLWFQANVTPGNISACETAPGSQQGLFDFSAYAESLKDDPTDVVTFYASMADAQVPQNAIGNITAYPSGPAVSTIYVRVEDSNGCIGYGSFQLIVDDCLYPDAVIRADNLAQTCGGRSITLTYTVSNPDGRDVLPAGTPIGFYANNVLVGSAVTGVELPIDGSTTATITLNIPVGVPLDFTLILRVDNGNTVQEIIETNNSFTLPVSLWVAPALPTVIPNLTECETGNGTNIGIFDFSQYETSLKDEPTDTVRFYTTQQDAETGGTNNIQDPAAYTSNGTNPQLIYVRLTDVNGCYTIGTFSLIAIDCLFPDGVIAINGLVQSCDSRDIVVQYTVSNPNSFDILPAGTSIAIYANATLLTTTQTSADIAINASVTQTISLSIPLSFGLDVQLEFIIDDNGTGVGSVQETIETNNNSNIFLLHLWVSPILRQPADVEACETFNGSAVGSFNFSAYLQSLKNNPNDTITFHRTQADADNGTAAIDTPAAYVVAPGTQVFVRLQDEHGCYDTKVFTLNIIDCYFPDGTVVIEDVYKQCNSRIIHVHYDVNNFNATDLLPAGTPISIYVNGEFLDYTETIEDIAIGGSESNFITLTIPVGVPLDFNLTFVVDDTGDGTGTVVEIDETNNSNTLTTFLVLSPVITQPDDIVLCDQGFGNATFDFSAYAESLKNYSTETVAFYTTQQTADQDIDRIYNTSLFKTTENPQRIYVRLDNGTCHTTASFLLRTKKCAPVTYNYVTPNGDGYNDTFFVEGLRNIFLNFKMSIYNRWGNLVWTGNHSQADWDAISNEEKVGTEGTTVPNSTYYFVLELNDPDFPKPITGWVYVTK, encoded by the coding sequence GTGAAAAAAACATTACTCCTGGTTTTATTTTTACTGGGTTTTTCCTTTGCAGGTAAAGCACAGGTAAACATCAACTTATATGAGCAGTTTAATGGCCGCTATGATTTTACTTTTGTAGGAAACACATTAAATACTGAAGAAAACGGAGTTACCGGCCCGTGCACTATACTTACACAATCATCTGCAAACCTTAGTCTTAATGAAGGTGACACCGTTTTAAAAGCCTATTTATACTGGGCCGGATCTGGTACCGGAGATCTAAATATAAAAGTAAACGGCACCGATGTAACAGCCGGACGCAATTTTGCGGCAATTTATACATCTAATGAGCAAGACTGTGTAGGCTGTCCTATATACACACACGATTATGACTTTTTTAGTGCCTATGCTGATATCACGAGCCTTGTACAGGCACGGGGCAGAGGTACATATACCATATCTGACCTTGACCTGACCAATGTAATTAATACTAACGGTACCGGAATAAATTATTACTGCAGGCGTGGGTTAAACTTTGGGGGCTGGGCTATCGTAGTAGTAGTTCAAAATGAGAACCTGCCACTTAACCAGCTTAACCTGTACGACGGTTTACAATATGTACCCAGCTCAATAAACATAGAACTACCCAGCCTTAATGTTATTGATAATGAAGGTGCTAAAATAGGTTTCCTGGCCTGGGAGGGAGATGCGGGAATTTGGGTTGAAGAGACGCTTAAGATAAACAACAACACATTATCTAACCCTCCGCTAAACCCAAGTAACAATGCTTTTAACGGTACTAATAGTGTAACAAGGTCCAACACGCTGTACAACATGGATCTCGATATTTACGATATTCAGAATTATATAGATATTGGCGATGACAGTGCAGATATATCATTAACATCGGGGCAGGACTTTGTAATGGTTAATGCAATAATGACCAAACTGAACAGCCAGTTGCCAGATGCTACCATTACAGTAGACAACATAGACAAGCAGTGTAACTCGCGCAGCATGGCTGTACATTATACCGTACACAACACTAACAGTACCGATGTATTGCCTGCCGGGGTACAGGTAGGTGTTTACATAAACGGACGCCTGTTTACCACATTTTCTACTACTGTTGCACTTCCTATAGGTGGCAGCACCAGTGGCATAATAACGCTTAACATTCCTGCCGCTTATGGAGAGGAATTTGAACTCTTGTTTGTGGTAGACTATAACTTTGCCCAGAATGAAACCGATGAAACAAACAACAGCTATAACCTTAACGAAACACTTTGGTTTCAGGCTAATGTAACTCCGGGCAATATCAGCGCATGCGAAACAGCGCCGGGATCGCAACAAGGGCTTTTTGATTTTTCGGCTTATGCCGAATCGCTTAAAGACGACCCTACAGATGTGGTTACGTTTTACGCTTCAATGGCCGATGCACAGGTTCCTCAAAATGCCATTGGTAATATTACAGCTTATCCGTCCGGTCCTGCCGTAAGCACCATATATGTACGTGTAGAAGATTCAAATGGCTGTATAGGTTATGGTTCGTTTCAATTAATTGTAGATGACTGCCTTTATCCAGATGCTGTTATAAGGGCAGATAATTTAGCACAAACATGTGGCGGCCGCAGCATAACCCTTACCTATACCGTTAGCAATCCGGATGGGCGCGATGTACTGCCCGCAGGTACGCCCATAGGGTTTTATGCTAACAATGTACTGGTTGGATCTGCGGTAACCGGCGTAGAGTTACCCATAGACGGAAGTACTACTGCAACCATTACTTTGAACATCCCTGTAGGCGTTCCGTTAGATTTTACGTTGATCTTGCGTGTAGACAATGGAAATACAGTACAGGAAATTATAGAAACAAACAACAGCTTTACACTACCGGTAAGCCTGTGGGTTGCCCCTGCCCTGCCTACTGTGATACCAAACCTTACCGAATGCGAAACAGGTAATGGGACTAACATTGGTATTTTTGACTTCTCGCAATACGAAACCTCTCTAAAAGATGAACCCACAGATACCGTAAGATTCTACACCACACAACAAGATGCCGAAACCGGGGGTACTAATAATATACAAGACCCGGCAGCTTATACGTCAAACGGTACTAACCCTCAGCTAATATATGTACGCCTAACAGATGTAAATGGTTGTTACACCATTGGTACGTTCTCGCTAATAGCCATTGACTGCCTTTTCCCGGATGGGGTTATAGCCATTAACGGACTGGTACAATCGTGTGACTCGCGCGATATTGTAGTGCAGTATACTGTAAGCAACCCAAATAGTTTTGACATACTTCCGGCAGGTACTTCTATAGCTATTTATGCAAATGCAACATTACTTACCACTACACAAACTTCTGCAGATATCGCAATTAATGCAAGCGTAACGCAAACCATTAGCCTTAGCATCCCACTAAGCTTTGGCCTAGATGTACAGCTGGAATTTATTATAGATGATAACGGCACAGGTGTAGGCAGCGTACAGGAAACTATAGAAACAAACAATAACAGTAACATTTTCCTGCTGCATTTATGGGTATCTCCCATATTGCGACAGCCAGCCGATGTAGAAGCCTGTGAAACCTTTAACGGATCAGCCGTGGGTAGTTTTAACTTCTCGGCCTACCTGCAATCGTTAAAAAACAATCCTAATGATACCATTACGTTTCACCGTACCCAAGCCGATGCTGATAATGGCACTGCCGCTATTGATACTCCGGCAGCTTATGTAGTGGCTCCGGGCACACAGGTATTTGTACGCCTGCAGGATGAGCACGGCTGTTATGACACTAAAGTGTTTACACTAAATATTATTGACTGCTACTTTCCTGACGGAACAGTTGTGATTGAAGATGTATATAAGCAGTGTAACTCGCGCATTATACACGTACATTATGACGTGAACAACTTTAACGCTACAGATTTATTGCCTGCCGGTACACCTATAAGTATTTATGTAAATGGTGAGTTTCTTGACTATACCGAAACGATAGAAGATATTGCTATTGGCGGAAGCGAAAGCAACTTTATTACCCTTACCATACCGGTGGGTGTGCCACTAGATTTTAACCTGACTTTTGTAGTAGATGATACCGGAGACGGCACAGGCACAGTAGTCGAAATAGACGAAACTAATAATAGTAATACCCTGACTACATTCCTGGTACTATCGCCTGTAATTACACAACCTGATGACATTGTACTTTGCGACCAGGGGTTTGGCAATGCTACATTCGATTTTTCTGCATATGCAGAATCACTTAAAAACTACTCTACCGAAACAGTTGCCTTCTACACCACACAGCAAACCGCTGACCAGGACATTGACCGTATTTATAACACCTCGTTGTTTAAAACAACAGAGAACCCGCAGCGCATTTATGTACGTCTTGATAACGGCACCTGCCACACCACGGCATCGTTCCTGCTGCGTACTAAAAAGTGTGCTCCCGTTACCTATAACTATGTTACGCCAAATGGCGATGGGTATAACGATACCTTTTTTGTTGAAGGATTACGCAACATTTTCCTCAACTTTAAAATGAGCATTTATAACCGCTGGGGCAACCTGGTATGGACGGGGAACCACAGCCAGGCCGACTGGGATGCCATATCAAACGAAGAAAAAGTGGGCACTGAAGGAACTACTGTACCTAACAGCACCTACTACTTTGTGCTGGAGCTTAACGACCCTGATTTCCCTAAGCCTATTACCGGATGGGTATATGTAACGAAGTAA
- a CDS encoding GNAT family N-acetyltransferase codes for MYSIERYNKSHEAKWNSFVKASKNGTFLFDRSFMDYHADRFEDYSLLVFEDNKLKALLPAHITDGNIYSHWGLTYGGLVLGFKIHLSEVILIIKSILEYLNVQGLQKLFIKSIPAIYHKIPSQELEYTMFLANAKLIRRDSLSVIENSSAPGFSKTRKEAIRRGYGNGLEIIEDNNLELFWDKILIPNLYRKHKAAPVHTLKEMQLLKQHFPEYIRHFNVYHNGKIVAGTTIFLTDTVAHPQYISGTENNNALGSLDYLYAFLIDLFKDKKYFDFGISNEAQGRRLNGGLIFWKESYGASTLIQNFYEVDTANFYFLDNITI; via the coding sequence ATGTATAGCATAGAACGTTATAACAAAAGCCATGAGGCGAAATGGAATAGCTTTGTAAAAGCTTCTAAAAACGGTACATTTTTGTTTGACCGGAGCTTTATGGATTACCATGCTGACCGGTTTGAAGATTACTCGCTTCTTGTTTTTGAAGACAATAAACTTAAGGCGCTTTTGCCGGCACATATAACGGATGGTAATATATACTCACATTGGGGACTTACTTATGGAGGGCTTGTGCTTGGTTTTAAGATCCACCTTTCTGAGGTTATATTGATTATTAAAAGCATTCTGGAGTATCTCAATGTACAAGGCCTACAGAAACTTTTTATAAAAAGCATACCTGCTATATACCATAAAATACCCTCACAGGAGCTGGAGTACACAATGTTTCTGGCTAATGCAAAACTTATAAGAAGGGACAGTCTCTCTGTAATAGAAAATTCTTCTGCCCCTGGTTTTTCTAAAACCAGAAAGGAAGCTATAAGACGTGGTTATGGCAATGGCCTGGAAATTATAGAGGATAATAATTTAGAGCTGTTCTGGGATAAAATATTAATTCCAAACCTTTATAGAAAGCACAAAGCAGCACCGGTACATACCCTTAAAGAAATGCAGTTGCTTAAGCAACACTTTCCTGAATATATAAGGCACTTTAACGTATACCATAACGGTAAAATAGTGGCGGGTACTACGATTTTTTTGACAGATACTGTAGCACATCCGCAATACATTAGCGGTACAGAAAATAATAATGCGCTTGGCAGCCTTGATTATCTTTATGCCTTTCTGATTGATCTTTTTAAAGATAAAAAATATTTTGATTTTGGTATATCTAATGAGGCTCAGGGAAGAAGGCTCAACGGAGGTCTGATTTTTTGGAAAGAGAGCTATGGTGCCAGTACCCTGATTCAGAATTTTTATGAGGTTGATACGGCTAATTTTTATTTTTTAGATAATATTACAATATGA
- the menD gene encoding 2-succinyl-5-enolpyruvyl-6-hydroxy-3-cyclohexene-1-carboxylic-acid synthase: MIYPKIPLAQSIIQICLAKGVTDIVISPGSRNAPLTIGFANNPEFTCYSIADERSAAFFGMGLAQQLKKPVAVVCTSGSALLNYYPAVAEAFYSQIPLIVISADRPHDKIDIGDGQTIRQENVYANHILYSANLTGEASPENDLLINKAIAEAKIGLGPVHINAPFEEPLYETIDAPTVQIDVQYASIMPKVINEDLQHYANIWNNAKKKLVLVGVNYPNSIDAEIINYLAADPSVVVMTETTSNLHHPTFLNSIDTIITPFTADDFEAWKPDVLLTFGGMVVSKRVKAWLRKYKPANHWHIDCHRAYDTYSALTRHFEATPNEFFQHFLPLVSEVESSYKATATALKAFRKIKHDIYQDAIPFSDHKAFGILLPELPQNVQLQISNSSAIRYAQLFDIDSSIEVFCNRGTSGIDGSISTAVGAAVASGKPTIALTGDISFLYDSNALWNNYIPADFKIILINNAGGGIFRILPGHKETPVFNTYFETTHNLTAEHLAKMYGFDYLTANDEVSLKEQLTTFFSESGKPKILEVFTPMYENDKILLNYFKELV, encoded by the coding sequence ATGATTTACCCAAAAATACCTTTGGCACAAAGCATTATACAAATATGCCTTGCCAAGGGAGTTACTGATATTGTTATATCGCCGGGATCGCGCAATGCGCCCCTTACCATTGGCTTTGCCAATAATCCTGAATTTACGTGCTACAGTATAGCCGATGAACGCAGCGCAGCGTTCTTTGGTATGGGGCTTGCTCAGCAGCTTAAAAAGCCTGTGGCCGTGGTGTGTACATCAGGTTCGGCATTGCTTAACTATTACCCTGCGGTGGCTGAAGCTTTTTACAGCCAGATTCCGCTTATTGTTATATCTGCCGACAGGCCGCACGACAAGATAGACATTGGCGATGGGCAAACCATCCGTCAGGAAAATGTATATGCAAACCATATACTTTACAGTGCAAATTTAACAGGGGAGGCATCTCCTGAAAATGACCTGTTGATTAATAAGGCCATTGCCGAAGCCAAGATAGGGCTGGGGCCGGTGCATATAAACGCGCCTTTTGAAGAGCCGCTGTATGAAACGATTGATGCGCCTACCGTGCAGATAGATGTACAGTATGCCTCTATAATGCCTAAAGTAATTAATGAAGATTTACAGCATTATGCCAATATATGGAATAATGCTAAAAAGAAACTGGTGCTCGTTGGCGTAAACTATCCAAACAGTATTGATGCCGAGATCATCAACTACCTGGCAGCAGATCCGTCTGTGGTGGTGATGACCGAGACGACCAGCAACCTGCACCATCCTACATTTCTTAACAGTATAGATACTATAATCACGCCCTTTACGGCAGATGATTTTGAAGCCTGGAAGCCCGATGTGCTCCTTACCTTTGGTGGTATGGTGGTGAGCAAAAGGGTAAAGGCATGGCTGCGAAAGTATAAGCCTGCTAACCACTGGCATATTGATTGCCACAGGGCTTATGATACCTATAGTGCGCTTACAAGACATTTTGAGGCCACGCCAAATGAGTTCTTCCAGCACTTTTTACCATTGGTAAGCGAGGTAGAAAGTAGCTATAAGGCTACTGCAACAGCTTTAAAAGCATTTCGTAAAATAAAGCACGATATTTACCAGGATGCAATACCATTTAGCGACCATAAGGCTTTTGGCATCTTGTTGCCTGAATTGCCACAAAATGTACAATTACAGATAAGCAACAGTTCTGCCATACGCTATGCGCAACTGTTTGATATAGATTCGTCTATAGAGGTGTTTTGCAATCGTGGCACGAGTGGTATTGACGGTAGCATAAGCACAGCGGTAGGTGCTGCCGTTGCAAGCGGCAAACCAACAATAGCCCTTACGGGAGATATTAGCTTTTTGTATGATAGCAACGCTTTGTGGAACAATTATATTCCCGCTGATTTTAAAATTATACTCATAAACAATGCAGGCGGCGGTATCTTCAGGATATTGCCCGGGCATAAGGAAACGCCGGTTTTTAATACCTATTTTGAAACGACCCACAACCTTACCGCAGAGCATCTGGCTAAAATGTATGGGTTTGATTACCTTACAGCGAATGATGAAGTGTCGTTAAAAGAGCAGCTTACTACTTTTTTCAGCGAAAGCGGAAAACCTAAGATATTGGAGGTATTTACCCCAATGTATGAAAATGATAAAATACTACTTAACTACTTTAAAGAGTTAGTGTAG